One stretch of Paenibacillus sp. AN1007 DNA includes these proteins:
- a CDS encoding DUF309 domain-containing protein, which translates to MSSYEPLYIDYLIYFNRDQDYFECHEVLEELWLECDRDPLYKGLLQIAVGLYHYRNGNYRGGLMMLQSSLDLLASFPDVVLGIRLGELREDVRELVRELRQNEWSLLEYRDLSIAIEDSALTQLVQNRSLELKPNVPQRRSPTRGRIYEEKMKALQQAASVNDPENTNKHANN; encoded by the coding sequence ATGAGCAGCTATGAACCGCTCTACATTGATTATTTGATTTATTTTAATCGGGATCAGGACTATTTTGAGTGCCATGAGGTGCTCGAGGAGCTGTGGCTCGAATGTGACCGTGACCCGCTGTATAAAGGACTGCTGCAGATTGCGGTGGGACTCTATCATTACAGAAACGGTAATTATCGCGGAGGTCTCATGATGCTGCAGAGTTCACTCGACTTGCTGGCTTCGTTTCCAGACGTTGTTCTCGGAATCCGGCTCGGAGAGCTGAGAGAGGATGTTCGTGAACTCGTTAGGGAGCTGCGGCAAAATGAATGGAGTTTGCTCGAATATCGGGATTTGTCCATCGCCATTGAGGATAGTGCGCTTACCCAATTGGTGCAGAACAGATCGCTGGAGTTGAAGCCCAATGTACCGCAGCGGCGAAGTCCGACCAGAGGACGGATATATGAAGAGAAAATGAAGGCGCTGCAGCAGGCTGCTTCAGTGAACGACCCTGAGAATACGAATAAACATGCAAATAATTAG
- a CDS encoding GTP pyrophosphokinase family protein: MDGRDWGTFLLPYEQAVEELKVKFKTMRAELKKREEYAPIEFVTGRVKKISSILEKSRRLNVALDDVETGIEDIAGIRIMCQFVDDIRRVAEYIRARKDLTVLIEKDYITNFKESGYRSFHMIIEYPVQTALGQKKVLAEIQIRTLAMNFWATIEHSLSYKYRESLPDDMRARLKKTAEAAFVLDNEMSAIRLQILEAQKAFEDDSNIVSRTLSIIQQLYFYHLVHEAIEAQRRFNDCWERNDMEGLKVLLDDVKKLLNNARKGENPDEQL; the protein is encoded by the coding sequence ATGGACGGTAGAGACTGGGGTACATTTTTACTTCCTTATGAACAAGCGGTAGAGGAATTGAAGGTCAAGTTCAAGACGATGCGGGCCGAACTAAAGAAACGGGAAGAGTATGCCCCGATAGAATTCGTTACTGGCCGTGTCAAAAAAATCTCCAGCATTCTGGAAAAATCAAGACGCCTCAATGTGGCGCTGGATGATGTGGAAACAGGCATCGAGGATATTGCTGGTATTCGGATCATGTGTCAGTTCGTCGATGATATTCGCCGGGTTGCCGAATATATCAGGGCAAGGAAGGATCTGACAGTCCTTATTGAAAAAGATTATATTACTAACTTCAAAGAGAGTGGTTATCGCAGTTTCCATATGATTATTGAGTATCCGGTACAAACAGCCTTGGGTCAGAAAAAGGTGCTTGCCGAAATTCAGATTCGGACGCTGGCGATGAATTTCTGGGCAACGATTGAACATTCCTTAAGCTATAAATACCGGGAAAGCCTTCCGGATGATATGAGAGCAAGATTGAAGAAAACGGCAGAGGCTGCATTCGTTCTGGATAATGAGATGTCAGCGATTCGCCTGCAGATTTTGGAGGCACAAAAGGCGTTCGAGGATGACTCTAATATTGTGTCTAGAACACTCAGCATCATTCAACAGCTGTATTTCTATCATCTCGTTCATGAGGCGATTGAAGCACAGCGACGATTCAATGACTGCTGGGAACGGAATGATATGGAGGGTCTTAAGGTGCTGCTGGATGATGTGAAGAAACTTCTGAACAACGCCAGAAAGGGCGAAAATCCCGATGAGCAGCTATGA
- a CDS encoding quinone-dependent dihydroorotate dehydrogenase: MLYKSLAKPLLFKMDPEQAHHLIIGGLSGVGRVRPVPSGLRVIYGVRETPDLAVDMFGCHFPTPVGLAAGLDKNGQAVTGFSSIGFGFMEVGTVTPLAQSGNEQPRLFRLPPDEALVNRMGFNNLGAEAMAGELARLQERPIPVAVNIGKNKVTPNEEAHLDYAKCIRALYNYADLFVVNISSPNTPDLRNLQHGNELKELLAAVMSEMNSQQAQAGGTAKSVLVKIAPDVNDQELEYMVSTIAASGVSGIIATNTTISREGLSHQHAKETGGLSGRPLRERSTEIIRQVYKQTEGRLPIIGSGGIFTSEDAYEKIKAGASLVEIYTALIYEGPEVNRRIHAGLRELLRRDGYSHISEAVGADHR, encoded by the coding sequence TTGTTATACAAAAGTCTTGCTAAACCTTTATTGTTCAAAATGGACCCGGAACAGGCCCATCATCTGATCATCGGTGGTCTTAGTGGTGTGGGCAGGGTCCGTCCGGTTCCGTCCGGGCTGCGTGTGATTTACGGTGTCCGTGAAACCCCGGATCTGGCAGTCGATATGTTCGGTTGTCATTTTCCTACACCGGTTGGTCTTGCTGCAGGTCTGGACAAGAACGGACAGGCTGTAACCGGCTTTTCCTCCATCGGATTCGGATTTATGGAAGTGGGCACGGTAACACCTCTGGCACAGTCCGGTAATGAACAGCCGCGTCTGTTCCGTTTGCCGCCAGATGAGGCCCTGGTGAACCGAATGGGCTTCAATAATCTGGGGGCAGAAGCAATGGCAGGCGAGCTTGCGCGTCTTCAGGAAAGACCGATTCCCGTCGCGGTTAATATCGGCAAAAACAAAGTAACTCCAAATGAGGAAGCTCATCTGGATTATGCGAAGTGCATTCGGGCGTTATATAATTATGCTGACCTGTTTGTAGTGAACATCAGTTCACCAAATACGCCGGATCTGCGTAATCTGCAGCATGGGAATGAATTAAAGGAACTGCTTGCTGCCGTGATGAGCGAGATGAACAGTCAACAGGCTCAGGCTGGCGGAACAGCCAAATCTGTACTTGTCAAAATAGCGCCTGACGTCAATGATCAGGAACTTGAGTATATGGTTAGTACGATTGCTGCAAGCGGGGTGTCGGGTATTATTGCAACGAATACAACGATCAGCCGTGAAGGTCTTTCGCACCAGCATGCGAAGGAAACAGGCGGGCTGAGCGGCAGGCCGCTGCGTGAGCGTTCAACCGAGATTATTCGCCAGGTTTACAAACAGACAGAGGGCAGGCTTCCCATTATTGGCTCAGGCGGTATTTTTACAAGTGAGGATGCTTATGAGAAAATTAAAGCCGGGGCAAGTCTGGTGGAAATCTATACTGCTCTGATCTATGAAGGGCCAGAGGTCAACCGCCGCATTCACGCGGGACTGCGCGAATTACTGCGGAGGGACGGTTACAGTCATATTTCAGAGGCTGTCGGTGCCGATCACCGTTAA